In Victivallis sp. Marseille-Q1083, the genomic stretch GATTTTTTTAGCGTCCTGGAGGTCTGCGTCGAGTGCGGCCAGATTTTGCCGGTAAAGATCAGCGTGGTCCGGATCGAACTGTTCATAGCGCGCCGCCATCGCCCGGGCCATCGCCCGGCAATTGTCGATCGACAGCCAGATATGCTGGTCGAACAAGTCTTCCTCCCCGGGCAACGAAACTTCCGCGTCATCATGGTGATGGCCGCCTTCGGTTTCCGCCAGGGAAAGTTTGGTCACTTCGCCGGTGATGTCGCAAATGCGGCTGGTGTCGCCGGACAGCGCTTTGTCCAATACCGCCTTTTCCAGCGGCAGGCCGATTTTAAAGTAGAGGTCAACGTGCTGCAGCGCTTTGATTTCAGTCGGAGACGGCGAATATTCATGGGCGCTGCGGCCGGGCGGGATCAGCGTTCTAGCTTCGACCCGCTCCCCGCCGATGCGCTGCGCCAGATAACCGACCGGCGCCACACCGGTAAAGACTTGAATTTTACCGGCCGGATTTTTCTCTGACTCGGAGCACCCGGCCAACAGAACGCTGCCGAGCAGCAGCCACAACCAAACGAGTTTCCCGGTCGACATCATTTTCAATTCACCTTGAATACGGTATTTTTCTTACTGAGAAAATAACGGCCGTCCTGTTGCGACACTTGCAGCAGCCCCGCCGGAACTTCCTGGCCGTAACGATAATTGCGCAATACCCGAATCAGGTCTTCCGGCGTATTGATGGAGATATCACCCAGTTGCAGCAGCAGATCGCCGCGTTCCGCATTCGTTCCGACGCCGGGTGAAAGATTGCTGATCAGCAAACCGCCGCGAAACGGATAATTCAGCGCCTGGGCCAGATCGGCGTTCAGGATCTGCAGTCCGATGCCCAGCTTGAGTTCCGCCGCTTTCTGCCAGTCGCCCGCTTCCAGTTCGACCGCCCTGAGCTGATATTTGCCGGTGTCGGTTTCCAGCGAGATCACCGTATCCGGCTGCACTTTCCACAACATGCGTGACAGGTTGATCAAGTTATCGACCGGCTGGCCGTTGACGCTCTTGAGGATCATGTCGGTCTTCAAGCCGGCCCGGGCGGCCGGGGAATCCGGCAGGACTTCCTGCAGGTAGAAACTCAACGAGCCGTCCGGCAGCCGCCGGACACCGGGAACGATTCCCAGCGAAACATCGCGAAACCGCTCCGGAATCAGCCATTTGCCCAGCACGTTCTGAACCCGTTGCAGCGGGATGGCGAAACTGATGCCCTGCGTTCCTTTCAAAATCGAAGTGTTGATGCCGATCATTTCTCCGTTGATGTTGATCAGCGGGCCGCCGGAGTTGCCGGGGTGGATGGTCGCGTCGGTCTGCAGGACATCGCTGAAGACGATTTTATTGCGATAAGTCAATTTGCGGCCGATGGCGCTCAGCACTCCGCAGGCGATGCTGCTGCCCAATCCGTAGGGATTGCCGACGATGATGACGTTTTCGCCCAGCAGCAGATCGCCCGGCTGGCCCATTTCGATCGGCTTCCAGTGATTGCCGCCGTCGCCGACCAGCCGCAGCAGCGCCAGATCGTTCAACTTGTCGATCGCGACCACTTCCGCCAGATAACGCTCCACATCGTTGAAAGTGACCCGGATGCGGACGGCCCGGTCGACGACGTGCGCATTGGTCAGGATCAGCCCGGAGGCGTCGATGACGCTGCCGCTGCCCAGGGAATAACTCCGCTGGCGTCCCATCATCACCGTTTCCGGTGCGAACTCGTACCATTGGTCCGGATCGCTGTCGTCGAGAATTTTTTCGGTACTCAAGTTGACCACTGAGGGCATCACCTCGGCGACGGCCAGTACCGTCGGGGAAATGCGATTGGCCCGTTCGGTCGTATCCGAACGGTTATCGGCGGCCGATGCCATGCCGCTCCACAACAGTAACATGCAGTAAAAAAATCGCCTCTTCATATTTGCCTCTTTGCTGGTAATTCTCTCCTCTACCCCAAAATACGCTTTCGATCGCCGAATGTCAAACTACTTCAAACGCGCATTGGCAAATTTTCCCGCTTTCAGATACTGTTTCATCAGGCCGTACAGAATGCCGCTTGCCGCCAATACCACGGCGGCGGCCAAATAAAACGGCCAGTCCCGGCTGCCGCCGGAGGCCAGAAGGCCGCCGAGCAGCGGGGCCAGAACGCCGACGGCGCCGACCAGCACTTCGTTGACAACCACATAGCCGGCGCTTTTCGAGGGATGAACCAGGGAATGAAATACCAGATAATAATAGAATGTTCCCGAATAGATGCCGTAACAAACAGCGGCGACGCAGAGCGGCAGCAGCCGCTCGCCGCCGGCAAACAACAGCAGGCCGGCCAGCCCCAGCAGCGAAGCGCCTAAAATCGGTTTCTGTCGGTACATCCAGTAACGGCTCTTCCATAACGCCAGCGCGGTGAAGCCCTGGGTGTAAAAGACCAATGCCATGACCCAACTGGTCCTGGCGGTGTCCCACTGCATGACCGCCGCCTTATAGGGGAAATTGGCCCGCAGGATTGTCGAGGAAATGACGCCGCCGAGCAGCACGATCCAGCCCAGCCAGACCAGATCGGGCTGACCGGAATAATCGACCGATGATTCTTCGGCCGAACCCGCCGCCGGCTGTGCCGCCAGCTTGCCGGAACGATGATCCAGAATGAAGGTGATCAGAGAAATGAGAATGCCGACCAGCGCGGTGAGCCAGTAGCAATATTTCCAGCCGTCCTGCGGCGCCCAGAGTCCCCAGAGCAGCATGACGGCAAACGGACCGCTGGCAAAGCCGCAACTCCAGGAGAAAGTGTACATTGCCGTCGCTCTGGCGACCCCGGACGCGGCATTGTTTTCCAGCCGTTTCATGAAAACTTGAACCGGTCCGGCAAAAAAGCCGCTGCCGACTCCGGTCAGGACAATCCAGAAAAATTGCAGATACAGTCCGTCGAAATAGATCAAACCGACGGCGGTCAATGCAACCAGGATTCCCGAACCCATCACCAGCCGGGCGGCGTTCTGCTCGTTGAGAATCCTGCCCAGCGCGCCGATTGTCAACGCATAAACCAGCGACCAGGTAACCAGAGTGGCCGCTACGGCCACCGCGCCCGCTCCGGCGGTGGCCAGGCGCAACGGCGTGATCAGCAGGACGACACCGATCACCATATTCATCAACATCGGCAGCAAGCCGGCAATTATTTTCATCTTAGTGGTTTCCCCCGCGTATTTGGTAATGAAATTGATAATTTACAATTGGATTGTCAGACTTGCAAGTATTTCCCGAAAGAATCCGGAACAATGGCGGTCCATGCTCGGAGGCAGTGAAGCCTTTGCCGGTAAAAGCCGGATTTCCAGCGCCGTTCGGCATGGGAGAACC encodes the following:
- a CDS encoding metal ABC transporter solute-binding protein, Zn/Mn family — protein: MMSTGKLVWLWLLLGSVLLAGCSESEKNPAGKIQVFTGVAPVGYLAQRIGGERVEARTLIPPGRSAHEYSPSPTEIKALQHVDLYFKIGLPLEKAVLDKALSGDTSRICDITGEVTKLSLAETEGGHHHDDAEVSLPGEEDLFDQHIWLSIDNCRAMARAMAARYEQFDPDHADLYRQNLAALDADLQDAKKILAEQLAPFAGRTFLVYHPAYGYFAHEFQLRQKAIEYDGKPPTAKQLSELKKEQALSGAGILFSQPQTNSTLVDNVAAALQCKVVVLDPLAENILDNFHQLALAFAEEFQKESHDE
- a CDS encoding trypsin-like peptidase domain-containing protein, which codes for MKRRFFYCMLLLWSGMASAADNRSDTTERANRISPTVLAVAEVMPSVVNLSTEKILDDSDPDQWYEFAPETVMMGRQRSYSLGSGSVIDASGLILTNAHVVDRAVRIRVTFNDVERYLAEVVAIDKLNDLALLRLVGDGGNHWKPIEMGQPGDLLLGENVIIVGNPYGLGSSIACGVLSAIGRKLTYRNKIVFSDVLQTDATIHPGNSGGPLININGEMIGINTSILKGTQGISFAIPLQRVQNVLGKWLIPERFRDVSLGIVPGVRRLPDGSLSFYLQEVLPDSPAARAGLKTDMILKSVNGQPVDNLINLSRMLWKVQPDTVISLETDTGKYQLRAVELEAGDWQKAAELKLGIGLQILNADLAQALNYPFRGGLLISNLSPGVGTNAERGDLLLQLGDISINTPEDLIRVLRNYRYGQEVPAGLLQVSQQDGRYFLSKKNTVFKVN
- a CDS encoding MFS transporter translates to MKIIAGLLPMLMNMVIGVVLLITPLRLATAGAGAVAVAATLVTWSLVYALTIGALGRILNEQNAARLVMGSGILVALTAVGLIYFDGLYLQFFWIVLTGVGSGFFAGPVQVFMKRLENNAASGVARATAMYTFSWSCGFASGPFAVMLLWGLWAPQDGWKYCYWLTALVGILISLITFILDHRSGKLAAQPAAGSAEESSVDYSGQPDLVWLGWIVLLGGVISSTILRANFPYKAAVMQWDTARTSWVMALVFYTQGFTALALWKSRYWMYRQKPILGASLLGLAGLLLFAGGERLLPLCVAAVCYGIYSGTFYYYLVFHSLVHPSKSAGYVVVNEVLVGAVGVLAPLLGGLLASGGSRDWPFYLAAAVVLAASGILYGLMKQYLKAGKFANARLK